The following DNA comes from Seriola aureovittata isolate HTS-2021-v1 ecotype China chromosome 15, ASM2101889v1, whole genome shotgun sequence.
ATAAACGCTGTagactgtcaaaataaaggaGTATTAACCTCTAGCTTCAGCTCACCTGCTCAGTGTCGCTGcggtgctgctgttgtttgatctggatgctgctgctgccgctgccgctgccgccaCACGCACGCGAGTCATTAAAGTGTCACCACTGGCCAGTGCTGGAGCCGGTAGGTGGAGCGCGCGAAGCGACTTTGGCGCAGTGCTCCAGTGGATTTCTGGGAATGTAGTCTTTTCTTTAAGGGACGACGGAAAGTAAGATTAAAAAACTTTATCGTGGTGTAAGTTTCCCAGAGAACTTGAATGCAGCTTTGGAGACAGATGTGTTTGATGGTGTTGTATGGCATTGCATATTTCGCTCTTCCCTTTAGTTAAATAAGAGGAAATCAACATTTCTCTTAAATATTTGCAACAAAAGTATAATAggattttaaatattatattaaaaccATAATATTATTCATAATATTTAGTGGAGCCCTATTGATCGTTGCCTGTGAGAGAGgaggtaaatgtttttttttattttaaacaaaaaagacgTTCAGTACAATGAAGTACAattcaacaacacacagactaAAGCCTCAAAAATGACCATGAAGTTTCAAGAAAAACATTGTATAACCTGCAGGAGGGCAGGATCACTGCAGGGCTGCTGCTCGAGTCACATTGGCAGGTTGACTTGTGTCGAATGTGCTGACCAGAATTTGAAAAAACCTTATTATGTGAGGATAAAAGCTATTTAAAACAAGGTTTGAACAATACGCGTTTTTACCTGTTTCTCTTCACTCCTGTCGTTCTATAAATATATactctttatttgtgttttcattgtttccgCTCTCAGAGATTAGAAATGTGACGAATCTGCCACAGCTTGGCGTTGACTACATTTACCTAGACGACTGTCATTGAGAAACATGGCCGCCTCCACGGGTGCTGCAAATGTTGCTGCCTCCGACTTACAAGGTCCAGCTTCGGCTGGGCCGAGTCCGGACAGCCCGACGGTCCAGTACAGTATGATCCTGGACCACCTTATCGGGGACAAGAGGCCCGTAAAGGACCTGAACCCGGCCGTTATGGGGGGGCTGCCGGTGCCTGCGAAAAGCGACGAGCAGAAGATGATCGAGAGGGGAATGGAGAGCTGCGCCTTCAAGTCTGTTCTGGCCTGTGTGGGAGGTGAGACACCACACTGATATTAAACATGAGGATTTACTGCACACATTCCTGCTGTAGGCTACATATGGAGGGGGTTTGAAGGTGACACTGGGATTTGAGCGTGAGCCTTCCATAACgcagagctgaaataattagttgattgataaaaaatgtattatgatGATCGatcaaagtcattttttaagtaaaaatgccaaatattctgTATCACCATACAGCCTCGCATGTGCTGTTTGTCttatgtgacagtaaactgatCTTCAGGGAGTGTAATCAGTTATGGGACATTTTTCTCTTACATGTTATAGATCAACTGATTGATGGATCCTTGCAGCCCTGCCATAATGCTGCCTCACACAAACATGAGCAGTCACCTCAAGAGCAGCATGCATCTGTTCTTCCTCAAGGCTGTAGAtatttttcctgctttgttGCTTAGACACTGATGtaggtgtttctgtttttcccgCAGGCTTCGTTCTCGGAGGGGCCTTCGGTGTCTTCACAGCTGGCATCGATACCAATGTTGGCTTCGACCCCAAAGACCCCCTGAGAACTCCAACAGCACGAGAGGTCCTCAAAGACATGGGCCAGAGGGGGATGTCCTACGCCAAGAACTTTGCCATCGTGGGCGCCATGTTCTCCTGTACAGAGTGCATCATAGAATCAGTAGGTCACACCCCTTCCTTTCTTTATGTGCGGTATATATACAACCACACAGTTCCATAAACATGGCATAAATGAGTAAAGAACTTTTTTCCCTTGTTCTCTGTagcaaaacagcaaatgtacaaaataatgtaaacacTTTGTGGACAGGGATTTAAACCCTGAAGTATCAAACTTACAGTTACAGGCCCTGCTATGAGAGTGGCTCACATTAGGTGTGATGGGAGTTACATGACATTTGTGGACAAATTACATGAGTATTGGTGtaacaaaaatcaacaaacacaacaaaacagctgGAATATTTAATTTGTCAGTGGGAGCAATATGGAAAACATGACAAACGCATGTGGCAAACACATCTACACATACAATATTTCCAAGTTGAAACAAGGCTGATAAATGAAACTCATGTGGACCACCTGTGCAGCGGCGTCTGTAATTACTCACTCATCTTTCATTAATTGTTTAAATAGTTGTTGTGTGTCCAGTCTGAGTGGAGAGCagttttttgattttgttgtacAGGTGCACAGGGTCTGTGCAGCCTTCATGCATTCTGTTGCTTTAACAGACCTCTGATAGCATCTGGACAGAagttatattatataattatataaagcacacaaatacaaatccCCATATTCTCATTGTAATTACATTCAATATCCCATATTGAATAACAGATGTTTCAGGAACCTCTGTGGTCTGATAGCTCCCTCTGCTGTAAAACTGTATACTGTACGGCAGCATGCTCATGGCCAATTCTAATTGGAAACcgtctctgtttcctgttcttgtttttttcatctcttcttttttatttggcCTCCACATacctcacacacaaatacacaacaactgtctttatgtgtgtgtttttcatttgcagcaccGAGGCGTATCTGACTGGAAGAACGCAGTGTACAGCGGCTGTGTAACTGGAGGAGCAATTGGATTTCGTGGTATGTAACCCGGTACATTTACTcagatttttcaaattaaaagtactTTATTCCTGATGaattctttttctgttgtgcaGCTGGTCTGAAGGCGGGGGTCCTGGGGTGTGGAGGCTTTGCTGCATTCTCCGCTGCCATTGAATATTATTTGCGGTGAGCCACGAGAGAGTGGCTCTGTGGACAAGAACGTAATCGATGCACATCTGGAAGAGCCGTGAAGACTCACGCTGTGAGAAATCTGACTTTGTGAATATTTACCTGCACATGGAGGATTGCTGCAAAAGCAGAACAGATGTATTTGGAGGAAGTGACAGGTTCCTGTTCGTGAACTGAAACAGACCTGtctgtattttcttcctttgtctCATTACTTTTGTGTTGTGGACAGTTTGAGCAAAGCAAACCGCCTTCATGTGGAGACTGAAGAAACTCAGCAGAGTGAGTGCTCTTCTGTGTAACGATGAGATGAGAATCACTGTCGCTCTGAGTCAGGACCACCTCGCATCAGACTCAGATTAACACTGTTCTTGTTGTAGAACATTGGTATGATGTGTCAGTAACTAATCCACGTCAGGATTATTTatattaaagatgttttttttgttaatttgaaCATTCAGAACCTTTTTCTTGATAAAGTTTACATGTGTCCATGACCACAACATTGTTTATCGCTTATTAATTACAGTATTGATTCCAGGGCTGCACGATAcgcaaaaacaaatcattatattttggcagattttgcaatttcagttggaacattttaccttttattaaagtttttttcttgcagctcctgtgatttggagaTTCGgttatattttcattaatcGTGCAGTCCTGATTGATTCTAGTTTGAATCTAAgtataatgaatataatttgTCTTTATTCTAGTcagaaatgatttttcttttgtcattcaCGTTTCACACAAAGTCTACAGAGTAAAAGTGTCGTGTCTCCACCAGCAGAGGCTGCTGTCCACACATTTATCATGTTGTCATGAATTATATGTTCAAcccaaacaaaatcacacatgTAGTTCCAAGTCACTGgccatttaaattttaaagtaGTATGTTGCTTTTCGGCAGGACGACTAGGTTtgacaaataaatagctcaGAATATTAATTATAACAGTTATTATAATTGGTATAAACTaagcaaacaacacaaatattgatatcagaaacactgaaaaaaatgaattgattgatCGATAAATTGCACTGGCCTGTTTTAAAGTATCAAGTATGTGACACAAGCTTCCTGTTGGTCATATTGTCAGTGAAGAGTTTGACTGATGTGGTCTGTGTCAGGGGAGGTTTGGTGCTGATTATAAAatcatctgtaaaaaaaaaaaaaaaaaaaagaataaatgtgtgAACACTATGTCTTACCACTAGAGGTCCTCCCACTTCCACATTACAGTCAGACCAATCTGAAGTTGAGTCTCtaattctaaataaaaaaatggcaaCTTCAGTAATAAAcatttcttaaaatgaaaacgtctccatcagtgtcagtcaaaactgaacattttgtctttgtaaaGCTGGAAGTTACAGGTGAGAGAGCTGTTGAGTTGGATTGCTCAGGTGTACCTTCCTAAGTGTAGATTTAGCTGTTTgatgaaaaaagtcattttaaaatgtagatATTTACCTGTTGTGGAAAAGGTGCAACTCAAAATCAACTAAACAACAATACTGCATCTATGTGGTGTTCAGCGTCAGGGATACAAGCAGGAACACcaacaggaggagaggatgttaaatgttaaaatgacataTGCACATGATATGAGAGGTTTgggtaaagaaaataaatctaggtttaaaatgtatatttcaaatGTACAATTACAAATTTGTCACCATATTTTAAAAGATTTCCTCAATCGCACTAAAAATATTGGTTGGAAAATTAATAACTTAATGTAAAGTTGacaataataactttaatacATATTAGTTCATTGTTGTCAACAAATTTAGCTAAATAATTTAGACCTGCTGTGATTGGCATCACTGAAGTGTCTcgcagctccacctgctgctgtcagacactTTATCAAAAGGTTCAAGGACAAATTTACGTATTTGAAATCAGTTTAATTGGTCATTTCAGTGTCTTTCAAACTCGCCAGCCCACAGCTCAGCTAATATGACTACTGAACTTTTTAAGAACATATACAACCAACCACTAACAAGAGTCCTTACTGCAGCGGCTCCGGGTTCGAATCCagttcatcctctctctccctctctctctctgtatccagcatttcctgtcactctctacCGTCTCTATCAAATAAAGCAGAAGTACTGAAACAAAGAATGACATAGATGtggtgaatgtgaatgtgaattcaTGTGGAATCCACTGtgttatgaagttttttatgttGTGCAGGTGATGATCTCAGTCTGAAGTCCTTTTGAAACAACCCACCTCATTATCCAGCCATGAAGCAGATCTCACACTCATCTGACAAATGAATACTTCTGGCTAAATGCTTCAAACCCGATTGTCAGGTTCCCTACAAGAGCCTCAGTCACGGCCTGGAGATACCTTCGATCCAAAGGGTGGCCCTCGTTGAAACAGTGACGTGATGTTTCCAGGATTAAAACGTGTTGCTGTGGCTGGTGGAAGCTACAAATACAGATTTCAGCAGGTCTGTGCTTCTGTCCTGAGTACTTCAACATATCAGAGTTAACTGCCCTCCAGCATAGCAAATTCATAGTCATGAGTTACACTTTCATTAGAAGTAACTTTCAGCTATTTGCACCACAGGGTGCAATATGAAAAGAGCTGGAACCTTAAATATGCACTTTATTCTTTCATGACTGAAAAAACGATCCTACATACTGAAGTTTCTGAAGATTTAGTGAACGCTTGaagttattaataaaaataaattaaag
Coding sequences within:
- the timm22 gene encoding mitochondrial import inner membrane translocase subunit Tim22 gives rise to the protein MAASTGAANVAASDLQGPASAGPSPDSPTVQYSMILDHLIGDKRPVKDLNPAVMGGLPVPAKSDEQKMIERGMESCAFKSVLACVGGFVLGGAFGVFTAGIDTNVGFDPKDPLRTPTAREVLKDMGQRGMSYAKNFAIVGAMFSCTECIIESHRGVSDWKNAVYSGCVTGGAIGFRAGLKAGVLGCGGFAAFSAAIEYYLR